A single region of the bacterium genome encodes:
- a CDS encoding T9SS type A sorting domain-containing protein, protein MPRRLPTALPRFALALSAALALAFAWQLRLWPSGSRALPMPTEHRLDEDAERLNRKGRRAWMEQMHRAAPGTDWRTIEASNGRAREARHAAAGRRVATWTEIGSRNQAGRMHCAAISVAGDSLYAGSDLGGLWKGDLWGNGWRPLSDNLYGGVRGGVAVAGTNPEVITVLSTSAVVRYSVDQGATWQLPAGLPAVPQLATRVMRDPGNANRVYLLLASQGQGTELYRSENAGRSYTLINHTNNSVADFWLDRLDGSDLYLMVSRTLYRSTNQGATWTPLGNLPSYPGKVILAGSEAGAPTFYAAARIANNWELWRSTDGGLNWAYRAELDDWWETLNCSITNPDIVVYAGVEAWRSTNGGGSFTKVNGWGEYYGNPLHKLHADNPGLEVFNIPGLGERWFPCTDGGIYRSDDRMASVTNLSLHGLGVSQYYDVLTSVNDPYRIAAGSQDQGYQWADGLRDPIADFAQLISGDYGHLTSGNGTHSIVFSVYPGFTLVQQGETAPGLHYLDFPAGSSHLWLPPIVADPEDLQAYYFCGQYLYRGRWLGGNNVSYTNHAQNFTAYGGSYLSAFAISPLDLDRRLAVTDTGEIWYSHDRGASWQHSDDQGPSSHYFHGTGIAFSPLSTQRAWLGGSGYSGPAVYRSDDGGLNWTPAGEGLPATLVYMLAAESPASETLYAATEAGPYLLPAGGASWQYIGAGAPLTLFWSVEAVPAIGVMRFGTYGRGIWDFATDGLTAVAEAPAAGFGLANYPNPFNPQTTLSFTLPAAGEARLVIVDAAGRALRHLQAGRLPAGPQRLVWDGRSDSGRELPSGVYFARLISEGKVESRRLTLLR, encoded by the coding sequence GTGCCGCGCCGCCTCCCGACCGCGTTGCCGCGCTTCGCCCTCGCCCTGAGCGCCGCCCTTGCGCTCGCCTTCGCCTGGCAGCTGCGCCTGTGGCCGAGCGGCTCGCGCGCGCTGCCGATGCCCACCGAGCACCGCCTCGACGAGGACGCCGAGCGCCTGAACCGCAAGGGCCGCCGCGCCTGGATGGAGCAGATGCACCGCGCCGCGCCCGGCACGGACTGGCGGACGATCGAAGCCTCCAACGGCCGCGCTCGCGAGGCCCGGCACGCGGCCGCCGGCCGACGGGTGGCGACCTGGACAGAAATCGGCAGCCGCAACCAGGCGGGCCGCATGCACTGCGCGGCCATCTCGGTGGCCGGCGACAGCCTCTACGCCGGCTCGGACCTGGGCGGCCTCTGGAAGGGCGACCTCTGGGGCAACGGCTGGCGCCCCCTCTCGGACAATCTCTACGGCGGCGTGCGCGGCGGCGTCGCCGTTGCCGGGACGAACCCCGAGGTGATCACCGTGCTCTCCACGAGCGCGGTCGTCCGCTACAGCGTGGATCAGGGCGCGACCTGGCAGCTCCCCGCCGGTCTGCCGGCCGTGCCCCAGCTCGCCACGCGCGTGATGCGCGATCCGGGCAACGCGAATCGCGTCTACCTGCTGCTCGCTTCGCAGGGCCAGGGCACAGAGCTCTACCGCTCGGAGAATGCCGGCCGCAGCTACACGCTGATCAACCACACGAACAACAGCGTCGCCGACTTCTGGCTCGACCGCCTCGACGGCAGCGACCTCTACCTGATGGTCAGCCGCACGCTCTACCGGAGCACGAACCAGGGCGCCACCTGGACGCCCCTGGGCAACTTGCCCAGCTACCCGGGCAAGGTGATCCTCGCGGGTTCGGAGGCCGGCGCGCCGACCTTCTACGCGGCGGCGCGGATTGCCAACAACTGGGAGCTCTGGCGCAGCACCGACGGCGGTCTCAACTGGGCCTACCGCGCCGAGCTGGACGACTGGTGGGAGACGCTCAACTGCTCGATCACTAACCCCGACATCGTCGTCTACGCCGGTGTCGAGGCCTGGCGGAGCACGAACGGCGGCGGCAGCTTCACGAAGGTCAACGGCTGGGGCGAGTACTACGGCAACCCCTTGCACAAGCTCCATGCCGACAACCCGGGCCTGGAGGTGTTCAACATCCCCGGCCTCGGCGAGCGCTGGTTCCCCTGCACGGACGGCGGCATCTACCGCAGCGACGACCGCATGGCCTCGGTGACCAACCTCTCGCTCCACGGGCTCGGCGTCAGTCAGTACTACGACGTCCTCACCAGCGTGAACGATCCCTACCGCATCGCGGCCGGCAGCCAGGATCAGGGCTACCAGTGGGCGGACGGCCTGCGCGACCCCATCGCCGACTTCGCCCAGCTCATCAGCGGCGACTACGGCCACCTCACCTCCGGCAACGGGACGCACAGCATCGTCTTCTCGGTCTACCCGGGCTTCACGCTGGTGCAGCAGGGCGAGACCGCGCCCGGGCTCCACTACCTCGACTTCCCCGCCGGCTCGAGCCACCTGTGGCTGCCGCCCATCGTCGCCGATCCCGAGGACCTGCAGGCCTACTACTTCTGCGGGCAGTACCTCTACCGCGGCCGCTGGCTCGGAGGCAACAACGTCAGCTATACCAATCACGCGCAGAACTTCACGGCGTACGGCGGCAGCTATCTCAGCGCCTTCGCGATCTCGCCGCTGGATCTGGACCGCCGGCTCGCCGTCACGGACACCGGCGAGATCTGGTACAGCCACGACCGCGGCGCCAGCTGGCAGCACTCCGACGATCAGGGGCCATCCTCGCACTACTTCCACGGCACGGGGATCGCCTTCTCGCCGCTCTCGACCCAGCGCGCCTGGCTGGGCGGCAGCGGCTACAGCGGCCCCGCCGTCTACCGCAGCGACGACGGCGGCCTGAACTGGACGCCCGCGGGCGAGGGCCTGCCGGCCACGCTGGTCTACATGCTCGCCGCCGAGAGCCCGGCCAGCGAGACGCTCTACGCGGCCACGGAGGCCGGCCCCTACCTGCTGCCGGCCGGCGGCGCGAGCTGGCAGTACATCGGCGCCGGCGCGCCGCTGACGCTCTTCTGGAGCGTGGAGGCCGTGCCGGCCATCGGCGTCATGCGCTTCGGCACCTACGGGCGGGGCATCTGGGACTTCGCGACGGACGGCCTGACGGCGGTGGCCGAGGCTCCCGCAGCCGGCTTCGGGCTGGCGAACTACCCGAACCCCTTCAACCCGCAGACGACGCTCAGCTTCACGCTGCCCGCGGCGGGCGAGGCGCGGCTCGTCATCGTCGATGCGGCGGGGCGCGCGCTGCGGCATCTCCAGGCGGGACGCCTGCCGGCCGGTCCGCAGCGCCTCGTCTGGGACGGCCGCAGCGACAGCGGTCGCGAGCTGCCGAGCGGGGTCTACTTCGCCCGCTTGATCAGCGAGGGCAAAGTGGAGAGCCGGCGCCTGACGCTATTGCGCTGA
- a CDS encoding MerR family transcriptional regulator → MDEAEARHPIAVVMRRTRLSAELLRAWERRYGAVRPGRGATGRRLYSDLDIERLRLLKQLTEGGRRIGEVAALPLAALQGLEREDIAARLESAALAPARPAGPGRPAPGEECAALLARALAAVEDLDPRALQAVLGEASVALSPARLREEFLVPLMVLIGQRWHEGSLRVAHEHLATAVVQGFVTELQRRPPLSETAPRLVAATLTGSRHELGVLLACAAAAEEGWDVAYLGPGLPAEEIAAAARQRRAQAVALGLTLIDDRAFVQRELGRLRELIGPGVQLYIGGAAASRLGDALGPSGAVAVPTLAEFSRLLRLKSN, encoded by the coding sequence ATGGACGAAGCCGAAGCCCGACATCCAATCGCCGTGGTCATGCGGCGCACGCGCCTGAGCGCGGAGCTGCTGCGGGCCTGGGAGCGGCGCTACGGCGCCGTCCGGCCGGGCCGCGGCGCGACCGGCCGGCGCCTCTACTCCGACCTCGACATCGAGCGCCTGCGCCTGCTCAAGCAGCTCACCGAAGGGGGGCGGCGCATCGGCGAGGTGGCGGCGCTGCCGCTCGCCGCGCTGCAGGGCCTCGAACGCGAGGACATCGCCGCCCGGCTGGAGAGCGCCGCGCTCGCGCCGGCCCGGCCGGCCGGCCCGGGGCGGCCGGCGCCGGGCGAGGAGTGTGCGGCGCTGCTCGCCCGCGCCCTGGCGGCCGTGGAAGACCTCGATCCCCGCGCCCTGCAGGCCGTGCTCGGCGAGGCGAGCGTCGCGCTCAGTCCCGCGCGCCTGCGCGAGGAGTTCCTCGTGCCCTTGATGGTGCTCATCGGGCAGCGCTGGCACGAGGGCAGCCTGCGCGTGGCGCACGAGCACCTCGCCACGGCCGTCGTGCAGGGCTTCGTGACCGAACTCCAGCGGCGGCCACCCCTCTCCGAGACGGCGCCGCGCCTGGTGGCGGCCACGCTCACCGGCAGTCGCCACGAGCTCGGCGTTCTCCTGGCCTGCGCGGCCGCGGCCGAGGAGGGCTGGGACGTGGCCTACCTGGGCCCCGGGCTGCCGGCCGAGGAGATCGCGGCCGCCGCCCGCCAGCGCCGGGCCCAGGCCGTGGCGCTGGGTCTCACCCTCATCGACGACCGGGCCTTCGTTCAGAGGGAGCTGGGCCGCCTGCGCGAGCTGATCGGCCCCGGCGTCCAGCTCTACATCGGCGGCGCGGCCGCCTCCCGCCTCGGCGATGCCCTGGGGCCCAGCGGGGCGGTGGCGGTCCCGACCCTCGCGGAATTCAGCCGCCTCCTCCGTCTCAAGTCAAACTAG
- a CDS encoding TonB-dependent receptor has translation MPSRRAPRNAGFAVACGGRGPYTGAALRNRSRIPDPHGVRMRALSLFVPRLLLLCLLPLLASVAVPALADAAKTPTPPDSLPGVYALPSVVVTADPLAPAPALGETRLGGPSLRERSEPDVAGLAPLLPALRLGLNSRGESQFMLRGASERHLLVSQDGIPLNLAWDERSDLSLQPAEAVGAVRVRRGVRSLLQGAGALAGSLELHSRAAPAAGGESALDLGVGEAGHLRAALLHGRRLGAWGLLASLARTRRDGWLRPAGYHSAYNEAQGRLRQNSDLARASAFVTLDRPLPREGRLALHLGGSRVEKGVPPETHSEDARFWRYPDSQRWLGGFGLDQPLDAGGAWRLGLVAALDAADTDILDYEDASYSGPAAAIGRELDEDRTLHLRLLLERRFAGGRLSLASELRNARHKELLPGETDWQRYAQRRIAETLELEFSPRPAWTLRAGTAWLRASTPASGDKPARDADQMSDWLLSLGRRLDGAQSLELSLSRRGRFPGLRELYSGALGKFVPNPDLAPEAQTLTELAYRREGERLRLDCSLFAARLAGAIERIVVNSETGAFQRVNLDALRSLGAEAELALRAGAGVDVSIHWLQLAARRRVDGDYEGQVEDRPNCIGGLRLGWSAPRGWRLGAEAGLLGPRWSADATDAADGLRRLPAQGRLALLAAWRRYLGRAGLEDLELRLRLDNALDSIVESQTGLVEPGRSLQVGLRLGLGV, from the coding sequence ATGCCCAGCCGCCGCGCCCCCCGCAATGCCGGCTTCGCCGTTGCCTGTGGCGGCCGCGGGCCCTACACTGGAGCGGCCCTGCGGAATCGGTCTCGGATTCCCGATCCCCATGGAGTGAGAATGCGGGCGCTGTCGCTGTTCGTCCCGCGCTTGCTGTTGCTCTGCCTGCTTCCGCTCCTCGCGAGCGTCGCGGTGCCCGCGCTGGCCGACGCGGCCAAGACCCCCACGCCACCCGACAGCCTGCCCGGTGTCTATGCGCTGCCGTCCGTGGTGGTGACCGCCGATCCGCTCGCCCCGGCGCCGGCGCTCGGCGAGACGCGCCTGGGGGGGCCGTCCCTGCGCGAGAGGAGCGAGCCCGATGTCGCGGGCCTCGCGCCCCTGCTGCCCGCGCTGCGCCTCGGCCTCAACTCGCGCGGTGAATCGCAATTCATGCTGCGCGGCGCTTCGGAGCGCCACCTGCTGGTCAGCCAGGACGGCATTCCCCTGAACCTGGCCTGGGACGAGCGCAGCGACCTCTCCCTGCAGCCGGCCGAGGCCGTGGGAGCGGTGCGCGTCCGTCGCGGCGTGCGCAGCCTCTTGCAGGGCGCCGGCGCCCTGGCCGGCAGCCTCGAGCTGCACTCGCGGGCGGCGCCGGCGGCGGGCGGCGAGAGCGCGCTCGACCTCGGCGTCGGCGAAGCCGGCCACCTTCGCGCGGCCCTGCTGCACGGGCGCCGCCTCGGCGCCTGGGGCCTGCTCGCGAGCCTCGCCCGCACTCGCCGCGACGGCTGGCTCCGACCCGCCGGCTACCACAGCGCCTACAACGAGGCGCAGGGCCGCCTGCGCCAGAACAGCGACCTCGCGCGCGCGAGCGCATTCGTCACGCTCGATAGGCCGCTGCCCCGCGAGGGCCGCCTCGCGCTGCACCTGGGGGGCAGCCGCGTCGAGAAGGGAGTGCCACCGGAAACGCACAGCGAGGACGCGCGCTTCTGGCGTTACCCGGACAGCCAGCGCTGGCTCGGCGGCTTCGGCCTCGATCAGCCGCTGGACGCGGGGGGCGCCTGGCGGCTCGGCCTCGTCGCCGCCCTCGACGCTGCCGACACGGACATCCTCGACTACGAAGACGCCAGCTACAGCGGGCCCGCGGCGGCGATCGGCCGCGAGCTCGACGAAGACCGCACGCTGCACCTGCGCCTGCTCCTCGAGCGCCGTTTCGCGGGCGGTCGCCTCAGTCTGGCCAGTGAGCTGCGCAACGCGCGCCACAAGGAGCTGCTCCCCGGGGAAACGGACTGGCAGCGCTATGCGCAGCGCCGCATCGCGGAGACACTGGAACTGGAGTTCTCGCCGCGTCCGGCCTGGACTCTGCGCGCCGGCACGGCTTGGCTGCGCGCGTCGACGCCCGCGAGCGGCGACAAGCCGGCCCGCGATGCCGATCAGATGAGCGACTGGCTCCTGTCCCTGGGCCGCCGGCTCGATGGTGCACAGTCGCTCGAGCTGTCGCTCTCGCGCCGCGGGCGCTTCCCCGGCCTGCGCGAGCTCTACTCGGGCGCGCTGGGGAAGTTCGTCCCCAATCCGGATCTCGCGCCCGAGGCACAGACCCTCACCGAGCTGGCCTACCGCCGCGAGGGCGAGCGGCTGCGCCTGGACTGCTCGCTCTTCGCGGCGCGGCTCGCCGGCGCCATCGAGCGCATCGTCGTGAACAGCGAGACGGGCGCCTTTCAGCGCGTGAACCTCGACGCGCTGCGCAGCCTGGGGGCCGAGGCCGAGCTGGCCCTGCGCGCAGGCGCCGGAGTCGACGTGAGCATCCACTGGCTGCAGCTCGCGGCGCGCCGCCGCGTGGATGGCGACTACGAGGGCCAGGTCGAGGACCGCCCGAACTGCATCGGCGGTCTGCGCCTGGGCTGGTCTGCTCCTCGCGGCTGGCGCCTGGGCGCGGAAGCCGGCCTGCTCGGCCCGCGCTGGAGCGCCGACGCCACCGATGCGGCGGACGGCCTGCGCCGCCTGCCGGCGCAGGGCCGCCTCGCGCTGCTCGCCGCCTGGCGGCGCTACCTCGGCCGGGCCGGCCTCGAGGACCTCGAGCTGCGCCTGCGCCTGGACAATGCGCTCGACAGCATCGTCGAGTCGCAGACCGGCCTGGTCGAGCCGGGGCGCAGCCTTCAGGTCGGCCTGCGCCTGGGCCTGGGCGTCTGA
- a CDS encoding T9SS type A sorting domain-containing protein, with the protein MRWREPLRVTLCALLSAAVLTGRSQAEGSWSTEFVGNGLWYNGSYGWGRAVAWYDDRLFVGGGFDRAGGQVANGIAAWNGTAWSPLGSGVWDAFNNDPGTVQAFLAHDGQLFVGGSFTHAGGVQAQNLAKWYPPDHWLAAGNINGTVTCMTEYNGDLIVGGGFDHVDWDGEWLYTGNVAGLGPSGWYPIAGYGGSSGVIDLAVWNGQLVAGGDFHGMQGNYDLDYLARWDGSTWSSFSASGNDEIDGFVKAIVVFQGELYIGGSFWTIGGKPVEKMARWDGVEWQPVGEEVWSALILGSGVSSFAIYNGALFVGGSFRLGAPWWTDGIMRWDGASWSTCGAGLSNSALVIDLERVDDGVSEKLYAAGVFSLADGYIDSRGIAAWIETPVTAVAEAGVPRGVTLHPSSPNPFNAQTRVAFTLEEETWLKVDLLDVLGRLVATLTEGLHGPGEQTFDWQGRDNRGNELPSGIYLLRLSSPAGAQLQKLVLAK; encoded by the coding sequence ATGCGTTGGAGAGAACCCTTGAGGGTAACGCTGTGCGCTCTCCTGTCGGCCGCAGTTCTGACCGGGCGAAGCCAGGCCGAGGGAAGCTGGTCGACGGAGTTCGTCGGCAATGGGCTGTGGTACAACGGCAGTTACGGATGGGGCCGGGCTGTGGCTTGGTACGACGATCGCCTTTTCGTGGGTGGCGGCTTCGACCGCGCCGGAGGACAGGTGGCGAACGGCATCGCCGCCTGGAACGGCACGGCGTGGTCACCGCTCGGATCGGGAGTCTGGGATGCGTTCAATAACGATCCTGGGACTGTCCAGGCTTTCTTGGCGCACGACGGCCAGCTCTTCGTCGGGGGCTCCTTCACCCACGCGGGCGGGGTCCAGGCCCAGAATCTCGCCAAGTGGTATCCCCCCGATCACTGGCTGGCCGCCGGCAATATCAACGGCACCGTGACCTGCATGACCGAGTACAACGGCGATCTCATCGTGGGCGGTGGCTTCGACCATGTCGATTGGGACGGCGAGTGGCTGTACACGGGGAACGTCGCCGGCCTGGGCCCCTCCGGCTGGTACCCCATCGCGGGGTACGGCGGCTCCAGCGGCGTCATCGACCTGGCCGTCTGGAACGGCCAGCTCGTTGCGGGGGGCGACTTCCACGGCATGCAGGGCAACTACGACCTCGATTACCTCGCCCGCTGGGACGGCAGCACCTGGAGTTCCTTCTCGGCCTCGGGCAATGACGAGATCGACGGGTTCGTGAAGGCCATTGTAGTCTTTCAGGGGGAGCTCTACATCGGCGGCAGCTTCTGGACCATCGGCGGCAAGCCCGTCGAGAAGATGGCGCGCTGGGACGGTGTCGAGTGGCAGCCCGTCGGCGAGGAGGTCTGGTCGGCGCTCATTCTCGGGAGTGGCGTGAGCAGCTTCGCCATCTACAATGGCGCGCTCTTTGTCGGCGGCAGTTTCCGCCTCGGCGCCCCCTGGTGGACCGACGGCATCATGCGCTGGGACGGCGCAAGCTGGTCTACTTGCGGCGCGGGCTTGAGCAACTCCGCTCTAGTCATCGACCTCGAGAGAGTCGACGATGGTGTCTCGGAGAAGCTGTATGCGGCCGGTGTCTTCTCCCTGGCGGATGGGTACATCGACAGCAGGGGGATTGCAGCCTGGATCGAGACGCCCGTGACCGCCGTCGCGGAAGCCGGTGTCCCTCGCGGGGTCACCCTGCACCCGAGCAGCCCGAATCCTTTCAATGCGCAGACCCGTGTCGCATTCACCCTCGAGGAGGAGACCTGGCTCAAGGTAGACCTGCTGGATGTTCTCGGCCGGTTGGTTGCGACCCTGACGGAGGGCCTGCATGGCCCTGGAGAGCAGACCTTCGATTGGCAGGGTCGGGACAACCGGGGCAATGAGCTGCCCTCGGGCATCTATCTGCTGCGGCTGAGCAGCCCCGCGGGGGCGCAGCTCCAGAAGCTCGTCCTCGCCAAGTGA
- a CDS encoding Na/Pi cotransporter family protein, which translates to MLSLRAPLLLALVALAAAAAAPAWGLPSLLPAAGSYGEPGWGWTLLFGLAGGLGLFLFGMDMLSGSLQRSAGRRLRAVLGTLTRNRVLGLAAGAFVTVLVQSSSATTVLLVSFVQAGLISFAQSLGVILGADIGTTVTAQLIAFRLTHYALLLIALGFGLRALAKRPGLRHAGEVMLGAGLLFYGMHVMAQAMAPLREHPAFPIVLRGLEHPVAGILVGTLLTALIHSSAAFLGLLIVLAQQGLISLEAGIPLIFGANIGTCVTAVTASLRAGRAAKRVALAHTLFKVLGVLLVIAWIPAFADLVRGISPSAAPGATGAELAGVLPRQIANAHSVFNVGLALVFLPFTGLCARALLRLLPDKPELLPERLRARHLEPSVLGTPVLALSLAKVEILGLGQLVKRMTEEIIDPLCGERPEVLDTLDEEEHRVDALDEQITAYLLEIGRRNLSPEQTEEVYLMLHVSKLFELSSDVIYRELRPLARHKLEAGLAFSPAGAEQVRDYHLRVVKQISRAIEAFREGSLSQAERMTRKQAKYVALEESYRRAHFERVRGEVVDAVASSEIHIAVMDALRKLNSHSTDIARAMLARYRAGEGPAASAPLPPPERA; encoded by the coding sequence GTGCTTTCCTTGCGCGCCCCGCTGCTCCTGGCGCTGGTCGCCCTCGCCGCTGCCGCGGCGGCGCCGGCCTGGGGCCTGCCGAGCCTGCTCCCCGCGGCGGGGAGCTACGGCGAGCCCGGCTGGGGCTGGACCCTGCTCTTCGGCCTCGCCGGCGGCCTCGGCCTCTTCCTGTTCGGCATGGACATGCTCAGCGGCTCGCTGCAGCGCTCGGCGGGCCGCCGCCTGCGCGCCGTGCTGGGCACCCTCACGCGCAACCGCGTCCTCGGCCTGGCCGCGGGCGCCTTCGTCACCGTGCTCGTCCAGAGTTCGAGCGCGACGACGGTGTTGCTCGTCAGCTTCGTCCAGGCCGGCCTGATCAGCTTCGCGCAGTCGCTGGGGGTGATCCTCGGCGCCGACATCGGCACCACGGTCACGGCGCAGCTCATCGCCTTCCGGCTCACGCACTACGCGCTGTTGCTCATCGCCCTCGGCTTCGGCCTGCGCGCGCTGGCCAAGCGCCCCGGCCTGCGCCACGCCGGCGAGGTGATGCTCGGCGCGGGCCTGCTCTTCTACGGCATGCACGTGATGGCCCAGGCGATGGCGCCGCTGCGCGAACACCCCGCCTTTCCCATCGTGCTGCGCGGGCTCGAGCACCCGGTGGCGGGCATCCTCGTCGGCACCCTGCTGACGGCCCTCATCCACAGCAGCGCCGCCTTCCTCGGCCTGCTCATCGTGCTCGCGCAGCAGGGGCTGATCAGCCTGGAGGCGGGCATCCCGCTCATCTTCGGCGCCAACATCGGCACCTGCGTGACGGCCGTCACCGCGAGCCTGCGCGCGGGGCGGGCGGCCAAGCGGGTCGCCCTGGCGCACACCCTCTTCAAGGTGCTGGGCGTGCTGCTCGTCATCGCCTGGATCCCGGCCTTCGCCGATCTCGTGCGCGGCATCTCGCCGAGTGCCGCCCCCGGCGCGACGGGCGCCGAGCTGGCGGGCGTCCTGCCGCGGCAGATCGCCAACGCGCACAGCGTGTTCAACGTCGGGCTCGCGCTCGTCTTCCTGCCCTTCACGGGCCTCTGTGCCCGCGCGCTCCTGCGCCTCCTGCCCGACAAGCCGGAGCTGCTGCCCGAGCGCCTGCGCGCCCGCCACCTCGAGCCGAGCGTGCTCGGCACGCCCGTGCTGGCGCTCAGCCTGGCCAAGGTGGAGATCCTCGGCCTGGGCCAGCTCGTCAAGCGGATGACGGAGGAGATCATCGATCCCCTGTGCGGCGAGCGCCCGGAGGTGCTCGACACGCTCGACGAGGAGGAGCACCGCGTCGACGCCCTCGACGAGCAGATCACGGCCTACCTGCTCGAGATCGGCCGCCGCAATCTGAGCCCCGAGCAGACCGAGGAAGTCTACCTGATGCTCCATGTCAGCAAGCTCTTCGAGCTCAGCTCGGACGTCATCTACCGCGAGCTGCGGCCGCTCGCGCGGCACAAGCTCGAAGCCGGCCTCGCCTTCTCGCCCGCCGGCGCCGAGCAGGTGCGCGACTACCACCTGCGCGTGGTCAAGCAGATCTCCCGCGCCATCGAGGCCTTCCGCGAGGGCAGCCTGAGCCAGGCCGAGCGCATGACGCGCAAGCAGGCGAAGTACGTCGCCCTCGAGGAGAGCTACCGCCGGGCGCACTTCGAGCGCGTGCGGGGCGAGGTCGTGGATGCGGTCGCGAGCAGCGAGATCCACATCGCCGTCATGGACGCCCTGCGCAAGCTGAACAGCCACTCGACGGACATCGCCCGCGCCATGCTCGCCCGCTACCGCGCCGGCGAGGGTCCCGCGGCGAGCGCCCCGCTGCCGCCCCCGGAGCGCGCCTGA
- a CDS encoding MBL fold metallo-hydrolase, translating into MDISFWGAARDVTGSRHLLGLGAESILFDCGLVQGKRAEADRANRELPFKASAVKAVLLSHAHMDHGGNLPSLVARGFRGKIHCTRATADLLAVMLRDSAHIQARDAEWLNRRRRRGEAPVEPLYDLADVERTLGLIEPHPYRKSFSVRPGVTATFRDAGHILGSAFVETVIERGGGQRLRLTFSGDLGRRFLPILKDPEQPEAADVLILESTYGDRFHADIRGAEEQLGAIVGRTAARGGKVIIPAFSVGRSQELIYELHRLITAGEIPDLPVYIDSPLTAKASQVFAAHEECFDAETWAILSAGGDPFGFERMRYVESVEESKRLNSHRGPCVIISASGMCEAGRVLHHLANSVEDPRNTVLIVGFQAGNTLGRRLEEGAKRVRILGEEYKVAAEVVALHAYSAHADRLDLLRFYENMRERPGRIFLVHGEERQSEALAAALREKGAAAVEVPALGDRFRLE; encoded by the coding sequence ATCGACATCAGCTTCTGGGGCGCGGCGCGGGACGTCACCGGCAGCCGCCACCTGCTCGGCCTGGGGGCCGAGAGCATCCTCTTCGACTGCGGCCTCGTGCAGGGCAAGCGCGCCGAGGCCGACCGGGCCAACCGCGAGCTGCCCTTCAAGGCGAGCGCGGTGAAGGCCGTCCTGCTCAGCCACGCTCACATGGACCACGGCGGCAACCTGCCCAGCCTCGTCGCCCGCGGCTTCAGGGGCAAGATCCACTGCACGCGGGCCACGGCCGACCTGCTGGCCGTGATGCTCAGGGACAGCGCCCACATCCAGGCGCGCGACGCCGAGTGGCTGAACCGCCGGCGCCGGCGCGGCGAGGCGCCCGTCGAGCCGCTCTACGACCTGGCCGACGTCGAGCGCACGCTGGGTCTGATCGAGCCGCATCCCTACCGGAAGTCCTTCAGCGTGCGGCCGGGGGTGACCGCGACCTTCCGCGACGCGGGGCACATCCTGGGCAGCGCCTTCGTCGAGACGGTGATCGAACGCGGGGGCGGCCAGCGCCTGCGCCTCACCTTCTCGGGCGACCTGGGCCGGCGCTTCCTGCCCATCCTCAAGGATCCCGAGCAGCCCGAGGCCGCCGACGTGCTGATCCTGGAGAGCACCTACGGCGACCGCTTCCACGCCGACATCCGCGGCGCCGAGGAGCAGCTCGGCGCGATCGTCGGTCGCACCGCCGCGCGGGGCGGCAAGGTGATCATCCCCGCCTTCAGCGTGGGCCGCAGCCAGGAGCTCATCTACGAGCTGCACCGCCTGATCACGGCGGGGGAGATCCCCGACCTGCCGGTCTACATCGACAGCCCGCTCACGGCGAAGGCGAGCCAGGTTTTCGCCGCCCACGAGGAGTGCTTCGACGCCGAGACCTGGGCGATCCTGTCGGCGGGCGGCGATCCCTTCGGCTTCGAGCGCATGCGCTACGTGGAGAGCGTCGAGGAGTCCAAGCGCCTGAACAGCCACCGCGGGCCCTGCGTGATCATCTCCGCCTCGGGCATGTGCGAAGCCGGCCGCGTGCTGCACCACCTCGCCAACAGCGTCGAGGACCCGCGCAACACGGTGCTCATCGTCGGCTTCCAGGCGGGAAACACGCTGGGGCGGCGGCTCGAGGAGGGCGCCAAGCGCGTGCGCATCCTCGGCGAGGAGTACAAGGTGGCCGCCGAGGTCGTCGCCCTGCATGCCTACAGCGCCCACGCGGACCGGCTCGACCTGCTGCGCTTCTACGAGAACATGCGGGAGCGGCCGGGGCGCATCTTCCTGGTCCACGGCGAGGAGCGCCAGTCGGAGGCCCTGGCCGCGGCCCTGCGCGAGAAGGGCGCGGCCGCGGTGGAGGTGCCCGCCCTCGGCGATCGCTTCCGGCTCGAGTAA